In Spinacia oleracea cultivar Varoflay chromosome 5, BTI_SOV_V1, whole genome shotgun sequence, a single window of DNA contains:
- the LOC130461964 gene encoding uncharacterized protein, with protein sequence MKSHEVEKEIEVNPKVGSGERVESEGTVKDNEKENEGKSKTESDSVVSRFKELPPFPSRFAKAKKESLDNEILENFRKIEVNIPFLDAIKQVPRYAKFLKELCTNKRQFRPSEKVSMGENILAIIQKKLPPKCKDPGMFCIPCKIGDSKFDRCMLDLGASIKVMPKSVYDTLNVGSLSKTVIVIQLADRSNAFPIGVLEDVLVQVNELVFPADFYVLDMGYRSDSVPLLFGRPFLKTSKTKIDVHEGNLTMEFDGEIIIFNIFDAMRYPSDINNVSSIDNFDAFDWMAQDVFDKWCDKLFENDVPDYMREISYSSVLAASDVVDVNEKSDFSLPLSVPKLIPSIVQAPILELKPLPSNLKYVYLDANETLPVIISSSLNEIQEAKLLNVLKNYKEAI encoded by the coding sequence ATGAAAAGTCatgaagttgaaaaagagataGAAGTCAATCCTAAAGTTGGATCAGGGGAAAGAGTGGAAAGTGAGGGTACTGTGAAGGacaatgaaaaagaaaatgaagggAAGAGTAAAACCGAATCTGATTCTGTTGTTTCTCGTTTTAAAGAATTGCCTCCTTTCCCTTCTCGATTTGCTAAAGCTAAGAAAGAGAGTCTTGACAATGAAATTCTAGAAAACTTTAGGAAAATTGAAGTCAATATTCCCTTTCTTGATGCCATTAAACAAGTACCTCGTTATGCAAAGTTTCTTAAGGAACTATGTACTAACAAAAGACAGTTTCGTCCTTCTGAAAAGGTAAGTATGGGGGAAAATATTTTAGCTATTATTCAAAAGAAACTTCCCCCTAAGTGTAAGGATCCTGGCATGTTTTGTATTCCTTGCAAAATTGGAGATTCTAAGTTTGATAGGTGTATGCTAGATTTAGGAGCCTCCATTAAAGTTATGCCGAAATCTGTTTATGATACTTTAAATGTGGGTTCGTTGTCTAAAACTGTTATTGTTATTCAGTTAGCTGATAGATCTAACGCATTTCCAATAGGAGTCTTAGAAGATGTacttgtgcaagtgaatgaatTGGTATTTCCTGCTGATTTTTATGTTCTTGATATGGGTTATAGAAGCGATAGTGTTCCACTGTTGTTTGGTAGACCATTCCTAAAAACTTCTAAGACTAAAATTGATGTTCATGAGGGTAACTTAACTATGGaatttgatggggaaataattatatttaatatttttgatgcTATGAGATACCCAAGTGATATCAATAATGTCAGTTCTATAGATAATTTTGATGCTTTTGATTGGATGGCTCAAGATGTATTTGATAAGTGGTGTGACAAACTGTttgaaaatgatgttcctgaTTATATGCGTGAAATTTCTTATTCTTCTGTTCTAGCCGCGTCTGATGTGGTTGATGTGAATGAAAAGTCAGATTTTTCTTTGCCTTTATCTGTGCCTAAATTGATTCCTTCTATTGTGCAAGCACCTATTTTAGAGTTAAAACCCTTGCCCTCTAATCTGAAATATGTTTATTTGGATGCTAATGAGACATTGCCTGTGATTATTTCAagctcattaaatgaaattcaagaagcaaagttgttgaatgtgcttaaaaattataaagaggcAATATGA